In Balearica regulorum gibbericeps isolate bBalReg1 chromosome 2, bBalReg1.pri, whole genome shotgun sequence, one DNA window encodes the following:
- the NKTR gene encoding NK-tumor recognition protein isoform X7 has translation MQRLRTYRPPSGEKWSKGDKLSDPCTSRWDERSASRRSRSWSHNGYSDLSIVRYSSHHKKHRKEKKKVKHKKKSKKQKHFKKHKQTKRKKTSASSDRESSHSFLRRTKSSCDRERKSRSSSLSSRHSSRRDWSKSDKEDQSSSTLSSRGTRSYYRSRSRSRSKSRSYSRRSSRSRSASKSSCSRSRSRSSSNPRHQKTVSNSPQNIATRLNENKLNKAEPVRAVILPSDKVIVPPVVPENLPVIPLSDSPPPSRWKPGQKPWKPSYERIQEMKAKTTHLIPAQTNYNLVVIKEANTSSSYRKRQRSSDSDRSGYSKYRSDRSSDSWPRSRSRSSRSRSYSRSYTRSRSPSSSRTKSRSSGRSPSLSKYRSDRSGYSESTSYYSLSDDDRRRNKRKSASSDQKARPLKLRQETSSESTHPYKCTKDYDESSQGLKESDSLSSSDLSTDSERSAKMKVVQEKEGRFQLEGDTQKQDKNSLSSERGEEKSKCERDSDHAKKKAVREKSSEQPRGGAKTKRKSYSGSKWDSESNSERGEARHNRGDSRPSSSKEEGEATSGSDTELSITKRIKKQSNSSEGFLDSDCTWKTSKQLSSSESESSCSSSTNVRGKSKKHKHGSKKTLKKSHSKKTKEKSKGKKEKTHKVQKRKEMFHWQPPLEFGEEDDDEINEKPVTKDDKKEKQLTRDIKDKTQVCEKDELVKDKMGNGGKSGADENLLGKTTTCDASPDPSNFNKDSIETNASTSVLNSEINVTTCKDEIKQVEDSNQNGLEDVIQTDDNMEICTPDRNSPGKVDVDVLSPVILSAKPQALSASVSKDLQVETPEQDAVKLGNNIKDFINIKEEKETGRQENNSVPVSSAKDCSLKSEITENTQSSTVDNKWKPLQGVGNLQPATISTAAEVKNVASAPEPKPAGLRIEIKAKNKVRPGSLFDEVRKTARLNRRPRNQESSSEEESPSRDDNSPSRSLTRSRSKSESKSRHRTRSISYSHSRSRSRSSTYSYRSRSYTRSRSRGWYSRDRSRSRSSSYHSYKSRSRTYSRSRSRSSSYGHHSRSSRSYTYDSYYSRSRSRSKRSDSYRRSRSYDRRSRSYGSDSESDRSYSNNRSPSESSRYS, from the exons atgcagagattACGAACATATAGACCACCTAGTGGAGAAAAGTGGAGTAAAGGCGATAA GTTGAGTGACCCATGTACAAGCAGATGGGACGAAAGAAGTGCATCCCGGAGATCAAGATCTTGGTCACATAATGGTTATTCAGATCTAAGTATTGTGAGATATTCTAGCCATcacaaaaagcacagaaaagagaagaagaaggtgaaacataaaaagaaatctaaaaagcagaagcatttcAAGAAGCACAAGCAAacgaaaagaaagaaaacatcagccTCATCAGATAGAGAATCCTCTCATTCCTTCCTCAGGAGGACAAAATCATCTTGTGATCGTGAGAGGAAATCTCGTTCTTCTTCATTGTCTTCTAGACATTCATCCAGAAGAGACTGGTCTAAATCCGATAAGGAGGACCAGAGCTCATCGACTTTATCAAGCAGAGGGACTCGATCATACTACAGGTCCAGGTCCAGATCTAGGTCTAAATCAAGATCTTATTCCCGAAGAAGTTCTAGATCAAGATCAGCCTCTAAATCATCATGTTCTCGAAGTAGATCAAGGTCAAGTTCTAACCCTAGGCATCAAAAGACAGTTTCCAATTCTCCACAAAATATTGCAACGcgattaaatgaaaataagttgAACAAGGCTGAGCCTGTACGAGCAGTTATACTCCCAAGTGATAAAGTTATCGTACCACCAGTTGTCCCAGAAAATCTCCCTGTTATACCCTTAAGTGACAGTCCACCGCCTTCAAGGTGGAAACCTGGGCAGAAACCATGGAAACCATCTTATGAGCGAATTCAGGAAATGAAAGCTAAAACAACCCATTTAATACCTGCGCAAACTAATTACAATTTAGTAGTCATTAAAGAGGCTAACACTTCTTCCTCATATCGTAAGCGACAAAGGAGTTCAGATAGCGATCGAAGTGGTTATTCCAAATATCGTAGTGACAGAAGCTCAGATAGTTGGCCAAGATCAAGAAGCAGGTCCTCTCGAAGTAGGTCATACTCAAGATCTTATACAAGATCTAGAAGTCCATCTAGCTCTAGGACAAAATCTCGTTCTTCTGGCAGATCACCATCGCTGAGTAAATACCGCAGTGACAGGTCAGGTTATAGTGAGTCAACATCTTACTATTCCCTTAGTGATGATGATAGAcgcagaaacaaaagaaaatccgCATCAAGTGATCAAAAAGCTCGTCCTCTTAAACTGAGGCAAGAAACAAGCTCTGAAAGTACTCACCCTTATAAGTGTACAAAAGACTATGATGAGTCTTCTCAAGGATTGAAAGAGAGTGACAGTTTATCATCTTCAGACCTCTCTACTGACAGTGAGCGTTCTGCCAAAATGAAAGTAGTCCAAGAAAAAGAAGGCCGTTTCCAATTAGAAGGAGATACTCAGAAACAGGATAAAAATAGCCTAAGTTCtgagagaggggaggagaaatcCAAGTGTGAGCGGGATTCTGATCAtgctaaaaagaaagcagttagGGAGAAATCTTCTGAGCAACCTAGAGGTGGTGCAAAAACTAAACGAAAATCTTATTCGGGTAGTAAATGGGACTCTGAATCAAATTCTGAGAGAGGTGAGGCAAGGCATAATCGGGGAGATTCTAGACCTTCCTCTAGTAAAGAAGAAGGAGAGGCCACGTCAGGATCTGATACAGAGCTTAGCATTAccaaaaggataaaaaaacaatcaaattcTTCAGAAGGCTTTCTGGATTCTGATTGTACATGGAAGACAAGCAAACAGTTGTCATCTTCTGAATCTGAGAGTTCTTGTTCTAGCTCAACAAATGTTAGAGGAAAgtcaaaaaaacacaaacatggATCAaaaaaaactcttaaaaaatcacattccaaaaaaacaaaagaaaaatcaaaagggaaaaaggagaagacacacaaagttcagaaaagaaaagaaatgtttcactgGCAGCCCCCCCTGGAGTTTGgtgaagaagatgatgatgagaTAAATGAAAAGCCAGTTACCAAGgatgataaaaaagaaaagcaacttaCCAGGGACATAAAGGATAAAACCCAAGTTTGTGAAAAGGATGAACTAGTCAAAGATAAAATGGGAAATGGTGGAAAGTCTGGTGCAGATGAAAACCTTTTAGGTAAAACCACTACGTGTGATGCTTCACCAGATCCCAGCAATTTTAATAAAGACAGCATTGAAACAAATGCTTCAACCAGTGTTTTAAactcagaaataaatgtgaCCACTTGCAAGGATGAGATTAAACAAGTTGAAGACAGTAACCAGAACGGATTGGAAGATGTTATTCAGACAGATGACAACATGGAGATTTGTACTCCAGATCGTAACTCGCCAGGGAAGGTCGATGTGGATGTTTTGTCTCCTGTCATTCTCTCTGCTAAACCTCAGGCTTTAAGTGCTAGTGTAAGCAAAGATTTACAGGTTGAGACCCCTGAACAGGATGCTGTCAAACTAGGAAACAATATTAAAGactttattaatattaaagaagaaaaagaaacaggaaggcaagaaaataaCTCTGTCCCTGTGTCCAGTGCTAAAGACTGTAgcttaaaaagtgaaattactgaaaatacacaaagcagTACAGTAGATAATAAATGGAAGCCTttgcaaggtgttggtaacTTACAACCAGCAACAATTAGTACTGCCGCAGAAGTTAAGAACGTAGCTTCAGCACCGGAGCCTAAACCAGCAGGTTTAAGAattgaaataaaagctaaaaataaagtaaggCCTGGATCTCTGTTTGATGAAGTTAGAAAAACAGCACGACTAAATCGAAGGCCAAGGAACCAAGAAAGTTCTAGTGAGGAAGAATCTCCAAGTAGAGATGACAACAGCCCGTCCAGGAGTCTCACTAGGTCACGAAGTAAATCTGAATCTAAATCCAGACACAGAACAAGGTCCATATCTTACAGCCACTCAAGAAGTCGATCCCGAAGTTCTACATATTCCTATAG GTCACGAAGCTACACAAGAAGCCGAAGCAGAGGATGGTATAGTAGAGATCGGTCAAGAAGTCGAAGTAGTTCTTACCACAGTTACAAGAGTCGTAG TCGAACCTACAGTAGAAGTAGATCCCGAAGTAGTTCTTACGGTCATCATAGTCGATCCAG cAGGTCATATACCTATGATAGTTACTATAGCAGAAGTCGAAGTAGGAGTAAAAGGAGTGACAGCTATCGAAGATCTAGGAGTTATGATCGGCGATCCAG ATCTTACGGCTCTGACAGTGAAAGTGATCGCAGTTACTCTAACAATCGAAGTCCCAGTGAAAGCAGCAGATACAGCTGA